Proteins found in one Mucilaginibacter gracilis genomic segment:
- the folB gene encoding dihydroneopterin aldolase, with protein sequence MVKVALQGVKFFAYHGFYPEEQVLGNHFIIDVSVEFPQQHHYSDDEIAHTINYEQLYAMVDTEMCHTRKLLETVVQGIIDRVKVAYTFAEIIKVSITKQNPPLAGEVAASFIQITYHKPNDDLQ encoded by the coding sequence ATGGTTAAAGTGGCATTGCAGGGCGTTAAATTTTTTGCCTATCACGGTTTTTACCCCGAAGAGCAGGTTTTAGGTAATCATTTTATAATTGATGTGTCTGTAGAATTTCCGCAGCAACACCATTATAGTGATGATGAGATTGCCCATACCATTAATTACGAACAGCTTTACGCGATGGTTGATACCGAAATGTGCCATACCCGCAAACTGCTGGAAACTGTAGTACAAGGCATTATCGACAGGGTTAAGGTTGCTTATACCTTTGCGGAAATCATCAAAGTAAGCATCACCAAGCAAAACCCACCTTTGGCCGGCGAGGTTGCGGCTTCGTTTATCCAAATAACCTACCACAAACCTAATGACGACCTTCAATAG
- a CDS encoding acyl-CoA dehydrogenase family protein — protein sequence MPKTDQYQAPDYYLLDELLTDEHKLIRQTARDWVKKELSPIIEEYAQKAQFPKQLLKGLAEIGAFGPTVPTEYGGAGLDYIAYGIIMQEIERGDSGIRSTASVQGSLVMYPIWAYGSEDQKMKYLPKLATGELMGCFGLTEPDHGSDPGGLTTNFKDAGDHYILNGAKMWISNAPFADIAIVWAKNESGKIQGLIVERGMEGFSTPETHNKWSLRASATGELVFDNVKVPKENLLPNVTGLKGPLGCLNQARYGIAWGALGCAMDCYYTALRYAKQRQQFGKPIAGFQLQQKKLAEMITEITKAQLLVWRLGMLKNNNRATAAQISMAKRNSVETAITIAREARQMLGGMGITGEYSIMRHMMNLESVITYEGTHDIHLLITGMDITGEDAFK from the coding sequence ATGCCTAAAACCGACCAATACCAAGCTCCCGATTATTATTTGCTTGACGAATTGCTTACCGACGAGCATAAACTGATACGGCAAACTGCCAGGGATTGGGTTAAAAAAGAGCTAAGCCCCATAATTGAGGAATATGCACAAAAGGCCCAATTTCCCAAACAGTTGTTGAAGGGCCTGGCCGAAATTGGCGCTTTTGGCCCAACCGTACCAACCGAATATGGCGGGGCCGGTTTAGATTATATTGCCTACGGTATAATTATGCAGGAAATTGAACGCGGCGATTCGGGAATACGCTCTACGGCTTCGGTGCAGGGTAGTTTGGTGATGTACCCTATTTGGGCCTATGGATCGGAAGATCAAAAAATGAAATACCTGCCCAAATTAGCTACAGGCGAACTGATGGGTTGCTTTGGTTTAACCGAGCCCGACCATGGTTCGGACCCGGGAGGTTTAACTACTAACTTTAAGGATGCAGGCGACCATTATATATTAAACGGCGCTAAAATGTGGATATCGAACGCCCCCTTTGCCGATATTGCCATTGTATGGGCGAAAAACGAGAGCGGCAAAATACAGGGCTTAATTGTGGAACGTGGCATGGAAGGCTTTAGCACGCCCGAAACGCATAACAAGTGGTCGTTACGGGCATCGGCAACCGGTGAGTTGGTATTTGATAACGTAAAGGTGCCAAAGGAAAACCTTTTGCCCAACGTAACCGGTTTAAAAGGACCGTTAGGTTGCTTAAACCAGGCCCGCTACGGCATAGCCTGGGGAGCTTTGGGTTGCGCTATGGATTGTTACTACACCGCTTTGCGCTATGCCAAACAACGGCAGCAGTTTGGAAAGCCTATTGCAGGCTTTCAACTACAACAAAAAAAACTGGCCGAAATGATTACCGAAATAACCAAGGCGCAGTTGTTAGTATGGCGGTTAGGCATGTTAAAAAACAACAATCGGGCTACGGCGGCGCAAATATCAATGGCTAAACGCAACAGTGTTGAAACTGCAATTACCATTGCGCGCGAGGCGCGCCAAATGTTAGGCGGCATGGGCATTACAGGCGAATACTCAATTATGCGGCATATGATGAATTTAGAATCGGTGATAACGTATGAGGGAACGCACGACATTCACTTACTTATTACTGGTATGGATATTACAGGCGAGGATGCTTTCAAGTGA
- a CDS encoding tetratricopeptide repeat-containing sensor histidine kinase, which translates to MAKQKNVSIPDQVEYYRMHFYYNDQNTKDYNKALLYTDSMQNLIEVTQSEKKYAKQYSVAAFSKGDVLFKMGKFSDAYRCYYQGKKIGSSSFDSCTMGEYSYHMGMIMYKQEHYKQAASHFIQSFNESKTCTDNFATFYRNQELLDNAALSYHRAGMLSEAESYYQRTLEYIKTEGAKYSSKTRIMEVSLSVVYGNLAGLYLEKNNFAKAEPLLKKSIETNLKKGNDNRDAELTELKLAHLYIDAHKPALLYNLLKNIRAQLDSVKNIDAEVDWNYLMADYYKKTNDLKKALYYFDAYDEIKDSVTNANRKLKESDFNQQFKDLEDQSTIKTLRSDNKVQHMYLIVALVYAIMALIIILLIFLNWRRSKNSVKTLSDLNKKVNEQKLQLEKSLAELEKNGHEKDRILRAVSHDLRNPIGGIASLTAMMLMEEGLDSEQIELLNLIQATTNNSLELINEILEATTTLSAKTLNKQYVDINVLLTHSVELLRFKAAEKNQKIMLDVLEDPEELYISREKIWRVLSNLISNAIKFSPNGAVITVKVFLENDNIKISVNDHGIGIPDKIKDQVFHMFTEAKRPGTLGEKSFGLGLSISKQIVESHNGEIWFDSDPSNGTTFYVRLKKQPAKKNRLKLL; encoded by the coding sequence ATGGCAAAACAAAAAAACGTTAGCATTCCTGATCAGGTTGAATATTACCGGATGCACTTTTATTATAACGATCAAAATACAAAAGATTATAATAAAGCTTTGCTATACACCGATAGTATGCAAAACCTTATAGAGGTTACTCAAAGCGAAAAAAAATATGCTAAACAATATAGTGTGGCTGCATTTTCAAAAGGAGATGTGCTTTTTAAAATGGGTAAGTTTTCGGATGCGTACCGTTGTTATTACCAGGGTAAAAAAATTGGCAGCAGTAGTTTTGATAGCTGTACCATGGGCGAATACAGCTACCACATGGGTATGATAATGTATAAGCAAGAACATTATAAACAAGCTGCCAGCCATTTTATACAAAGCTTTAACGAAAGCAAAACCTGTACTGATAATTTTGCAACCTTCTATCGCAACCAGGAATTGTTAGATAATGCTGCTTTAAGCTACCACAGAGCCGGGATGTTAAGCGAGGCAGAAAGCTACTACCAAAGGACCCTGGAATATATTAAAACGGAGGGCGCAAAATACAGTTCCAAAACCCGCATCATGGAGGTTTCACTAAGCGTGGTTTATGGCAATTTGGCGGGTTTATATTTAGAAAAAAACAACTTTGCCAAGGCAGAACCCTTATTAAAAAAGAGTATTGAAACTAATTTAAAAAAGGGCAATGATAACCGCGATGCCGAGTTAACTGAACTAAAACTGGCACATTTGTATATTGACGCCCACAAACCTGCTTTATTATATAACCTGCTCAAAAATATAAGGGCACAGTTAGATAGTGTGAAAAACATAGACGCCGAGGTGGACTGGAATTACCTAATGGCCGACTATTACAAAAAAACAAACGACCTTAAAAAAGCACTTTATTACTTTGATGCTTATGATGAGATTAAAGATTCGGTAACCAACGCAAACCGCAAACTGAAGGAGAGCGACTTTAATCAACAATTTAAAGATCTGGAGGACCAATCAACAATAAAAACTTTAAGGAGCGACAACAAGGTACAGCATATGTATTTAATTGTGGCGCTGGTTTATGCTATAATGGCGCTGATTATTATTTTGCTGATATTTTTAAACTGGAGAAGATCGAAAAACAGTGTAAAAACCTTGAGCGACCTTAACAAAAAAGTTAATGAACAAAAGTTACAGTTAGAAAAATCGTTAGCAGAACTGGAAAAGAACGGGCACGAGAAAGACCGTATATTAAGAGCCGTATCGCACGATTTGCGTAACCCTATTGGTGGTATTGCATCGTTAACAGCCATGATGCTAATGGAAGAAGGCCTTGACAGTGAACAGATAGAACTTTTAAACCTGATACAAGCCACTACCAATAACTCGTTAGAGCTTATCAATGAGATACTGGAGGCTACAACTACACTATCGGCAAAAACTTTAAACAAACAATATGTTGATATTAACGTACTGTTAACCCATAGTGTTGAATTGTTGAGGTTTAAAGCCGCCGAAAAAAACCAGAAAATAATGCTGGACGTACTTGAAGATCCGGAAGAATTATATATAAGCCGCGAAAAAATTTGGCGCGTGCTTAGCAACTTAATTAGCAACGCCATTAAATTTAGCCCCAACGGTGCGGTTATTACTGTAAAGGTTTTTTTAGAGAACGACAATATCAAAATATCAGTTAACGACCACGGAATAGGCATTCCTGATAAAATTAAGGACCAGGTGTTTCACATGTTTACCGAAGCTAAACGGCCCGGCACATTGGGCGAAAAATCATTTGGTTTGGGCCTATCAATATCCAAACAAATAGTTGAGAGCCATAACGGTGAAATATGGTTTGATAGCGACCCCAGCAACGGAACTACTTTTTACGTGCGGTTAAAAAAACAACCAGCAAAAAAAAACCGCCTCAAATTGCTTTGA